In the Sandaracinus amylolyticus genome, GCGGGCGCAGCAGCGCGAACGACACGCCAGCCCAGATGACCAGCGCGAGCACCGGGACGAGCAGCGCGACGGAGTCGAGCGTGCGCTTGGTCTCGATGCTCGCGTGCTCGGCCACGAAGAGCGCGATCGCGCCCACGATCGTCGCGAGCAGCGGGCCCACGAACGCACCGAGCACGTGACGCCTCGCCGCACCCTTCCCGCGCCGCGCGAGCAGCACGAAGAGCGGCTGGAGCGCGAGCCCGAGGCCGCACACGCCGGTCGTGATCAGCGCGGCGAGGGCCCACACCAGGCCGTGGAACGGGATGTCGGACACGACTCGCAACATGCGCGCAGGCGGACGTCCACCGCAACTCCGGCGCTGGACGTCGCAGCTCGGGCGCTCCAGACATCGCGCGATGAGCGACTCACCGCTTCCGCCCTGCGGTCTCTACGTCACGCGCGCGCCGATCGGCTCGGTCCCCGCGGGACGTCTCGTGTACTTCCACGATCACGGCGACCCCGGGCCGGGCGTGTACCTGCCGACGCGGTGGGTCGCGAACAAGGCGCGCTTCGACGCGCCGGGCACGCTGCTGCCGAGCCGCGAGCACGCGGTGCACCTCGAGCCGCTGCCGCACGAGGGGTTCTATCGCGTCGCCGATCCGTTCTTCTGCTGCGAGAAGCGCTGTCGTCGATTCGAGAGCGATCTGCTGGTGCAGCTCGGATACGACGGCGCGGGGACGCCGATCCTCTTCGTGCCCGAGATGGCCGACGGCGCGATCGGCGTGCCGGATCGCGGAACGAAGATCGACCGCGATCGCATCGCGCACCTCGCGCCGCTGCGCGTCCAGGTCGCGAGCCCCCCGCGCGACCGCACGTTCCACTGAGCGCTCACGGCGCTCGGCCCCGACGCAGCGCGCACGCTCCACTCACACACGCGTCCTCGACGCGTCGTCCGCGCACCCTCGCGATCACCGTCTCGACCAGGCCGAGGGTCCAGCACATCGGGCACCCACGCAGCGCGATCAGCGCGATCACCACGAGCACGATCGCGCTCCACGTCTCGCGCATCGTCATCGCCGCGATCAGCGCACCGATCCCGATCGCGCCGCGCACCAGATGCGCGCCCACGCTGCGGCTCCCGAACGTCATCGCGCGTCCTCCAGCAGCGCGTCGCGCACCAGTGATCGCGCGCGGTGCAGTCGGCTCTTCATCGCGGCCTCGCTGATCCCCAGCGTCGCCGCGACCTCTTCGCCCGAGCATCCCTCGAGGTCGCGCAGGATCAGCACCTCGCGGTAGGTCGGCGCGAGCGCCGCGATCGCGCGATGCACGCGCTGGACGAGCTCGAAGCGCTGCATCGCGGCCTCGGGCGTGACCGTCTCGCTCTCCACGGCCTCGAGATCGTCGACGCGCTCGCCGAGCCTCGCCCGAGCGCGCGCGAACGGGCGCAACAAGCGCAGGCACGCGTTGCGCACCACCGACATCAGCCACGAGAGCGCGCTCGCATCGCGCTGCACGTCGGGCCGCAGCGCGAGCTTCGCGAACGCCTCCTGCACCGCGTCGTCCGCGTCGAAGCGATCACGGCACGCGCGCAGGCCGAAGCGATACACGCGATCGTGGTACGCGCGCACCAGCGCCTCCAGCGCGTCACCTTCGCCTGCGATCGCCGCGCGGAGCGTCTCGTCGTGGCTCATCGTACCGGGCACGTGCTCTTGCCCATCAGACGATAGCCGAGGCACGTCCCGACCAGCGCCGTGCCCGTGACGTAGAGCGCGATCACCACGAGCCCGACCCGCGCGACCAGCGGCATCGGCGCGATCACCGCGCACACGATCATTCCGAGCGCGCCCACCGCGCGCGCCGCACGATCCCATCCACCCACGTTTCGTCCCACGAGGCCCTCCTGACACCCGGAGAAGCCCGCTCGCGACGAAAAGGATTCACGGTCCCCACCCGTCCGCGATCGTGGCATCCTCCGCGCCTTTCGGAAGATGCGGATCGCCCTCGTCGCCCAAGGCTCGCGCGGAGACGTGCAGCCCTTCGTCGCCCTCGCCCGCGCGCTCGCGATGCGCGGCGCCGACGTCGAGCTCGCGGCGCCCGAGAACTTCGCGCCCTTCGTGATGAGCGCGGGCGTGCGCTTCGTCGCGCTGCCAGGCGACGTGCAGGCGCTGATGCAGTCGGAGCGCGGCCAGCGCGTGCTGGCGCGCGGGGATCGCATCACCTGGGCGCGCGAGATGTGGGCGTTCCTCGAGCCGCGCTGGGAGGGCATCGCCGATCGTGTCGCCGACGTCGCGGAGCGCGCCGACGCGATGGTCGTGCACGCGCTCTCGGTGCCCTTCGCGCTCGCCTCGATCGATGTCGCGCGCATGCCGCTCGCGATCGGGCTTATGATTCCGGCCGGCGCGCCGACGCGCGCGTATCCCTCGCCGATGATCGCATCGCGCTCGCTCGGCCCGCTCAACGCCGCGACGCACCTCGCCGCGGAGCGCGCGATGTGGGCACTGCATGCCGATCGTGTCGACGCGCGCCGCCGTCGCGTCGGACTGTCCGCGCTGCGTCGCGACGGATACGCCGAGGCGCGTCGCGCGCGGGTCCCGGTGCTGCACGCGTGGGACGACGCGCTGCTGCCGCATCCCTCCGACGTCCCGCCGAACGTGATGTCGACCGGCGAGTGGGCCCTCGACGTGTCGCTCGATCCGCCGATCGATCCCGAGCTCGACGCATGGATCGACGAGGGGGATGCGCCGGTCTACGTGGGGTTCGGCTCGCTGCCGATGGTCGATCCGCGCGCGACGCTCGCGATGATCGAGCGCGTGACCGCGCGGCTCGGTGTCCGCGCGCTGATCGCGGCGGGATGGACCGCGTCGTCGCTCGAGACCGACGCGCCGCACGTGCGCATCGCGGGCGAGCTCGATCACGCATACGTCCTGCCGCGCTGTCGCGCCGCGGTGCACCACGGCGGCGCGGGCACGGTCCACGCGACGCTGCGCGCCGGGCTGCCGAGCGTCATCGCGTCGGTCTACGCGGATCAACCGTTCTGGGGCCGCCGCATCGAGGCGATGGAGCTCGGCGCGACGTTTCCTCTGCAGCGTCTCGACGCACGAAGGCTCCAGCGCGCGCTCGCGATCGCACTGCGCCCCGACGTCCGCGCCCGCGCGCTCGCGGTCGCGACCCGGATGCGCGACGACGGCGCCGACGTCGCCGCGCGCTTCGTCATCGAGAAGCTCGCGCGCTTGACGCACTGATGGCGACGCGCGCTTGCGCTGACGCGCGAGCGCGCTGCAATCAGCCCTTCTCTTCCGGAGGGCTCGTGCGGCGAACCCTCCCGCCGACCGCTGCCTGTCGTGCGAGCGATACGCACTGACACGCTGCGTCAGCGAACCCTGTGCGAGATCGCGCCTGACCGTGCGCACAGCACGCTTCCGCCCTTGCCCCCAATGACGGAACCGTGACACACGCGACCTCACGGTCGCGCTATCCACCTACACCCCGGCCGTGCGGCCGAATCGCCCCGCTCGATCTCCACGTCGTGCGGGGCGCGCCTTTCCGCGAGGCCGCACGGCACCGAGCTCAGTCGCTGCGCACCACACGAGTCGAGGGTCAACGAGAGATGAAGCAGCACCACGAACCGATCGCGATCGTCGGAGTCAGCGCGCTCTTCCCCGGCTCAGTCGATCACACCGGCTTCTGGCACGACATCCTCGCGGGGCGCGATCTCTTGCGCGACATCCCGGCGAGCCACTGGCTCATCGAGGACTACTACGACCCCGATCCGAGCAAACCCGACAAGACGTACGCGAAGCGCGGCGCGTTCCTCGACGACGTCGACTTCGATCCGCTCGAGTGGGGCATCCCTCCGTCGATCGTCCCGCAGACCGACACCACGCAGCTGCTCGGTCTGATCGTCGCGCAGAAGGTGCTCGACGACGCGTGTCAGGGGCAGTTCTCGCGCATCGATCGCAGCAAGGTCAGCTGCATCCTCGGCGTCACGTCGGGCCAGGAGCTGATGGGCTCGATGGTCTCGCGGCTCCAGCGCCCGGTGTGGACGAAGGCGCTGCGCGAGTCGGGGATCCCGGAGTCGCAGGTCGGCGCGATCTGCGATCGCATCTCGAGCAGCTACACGAAGTGGGAAGAGTCGAACTTCCCGGGCCTGCTGGGCAACGTCGTCGCGGGGCGCATCGCGAACCGCCTCGACATCGGCGGCACGAACTGCGTGACCGACGCGGCGTGCGCATCGACGTTCAGCGCGCTCTCGATGGCGGTGAACGAGCTCAGCGTGGGGCAGTCGGACCTCGTGATCGCAGGTGGCTGCGACACGATGAACGACATCTTCATGTACATGTGCTTCAGCAAGACGCCGGCGCTGAGCGCGAGCGGCGACTGCCGCCCGTTCAGCGACAAGGCGGACGGCACGATGCTGGGCGAAGGGCTCGGCATGATCGCGCTGAAGCGCTTGAGCGACGCCGAGGCCGCGGGCGATCGCGTCTACGCCGTGATCCGCGGCGTGGGCAGCTCGAGCGACGGTCGCGCGAAGAGCGTGTACGCGCCGGTGCCCGCCGGTCAGGCGAAGGCGCTGCGTCGCGCGTACGAGGTCGCGGGCTACGCGCCGACGACGGTCGAGCTCGTCGAGGCGCACGGCACCGGCACGCGCGCCGGTGACGCGGCGGAGTTCGAGGGCCTTCGCACGGTGTTCGGCGAGGCCGGACAGGGCGCGAAGCAGTGGTGCGCGCTCGGCTCGGTGAAGTCGCAGATCGGCCACACGAAGAGCGCGGCGGGCGCGGCGGGCCTCATCAAGGCGGTGCTCGCGCTGCACCACAAGGTGCTGCCGCCGACCATCAAGATCGATCGCCCCGACCCGAAGCTGAAGGTCGACGAGAGCCCGTTCTACCTGAACACCGAGGCGCGCCCGTGGGTGCGCACGAGTGATCATCCGCGGCGCGCGAGCGTGAGCTCGTTCGGCTTCGGCGGATCGAACTTCCACATCGCGGTCGAGGAGTACGTCGGCCCCGGTGAGCGCGCGTGGCGCTCGCGCACCAGCGACACCGAGCTCGTGCTGCTGCGCGCGCCCGACGCGAAGGCGCTCGCGGGCGACGCGCGGGCGATGG is a window encoding:
- a CDS encoding glycosyltransferase, which produces MRIALVAQGSRGDVQPFVALARALAMRGADVELAAPENFAPFVMSAGVRFVALPGDVQALMQSERGQRVLARGDRITWAREMWAFLEPRWEGIADRVADVAERADAMVVHALSVPFALASIDVARMPLAIGLMIPAGAPTRAYPSPMIASRSLGPLNAATHLAAERAMWALHADRVDARRRRVGLSALRRDGYAEARRARVPVLHAWDDALLPHPSDVPPNVMSTGEWALDVSLDPPIDPELDAWIDEGDAPVYVGFGSLPMVDPRATLAMIERVTARLGVRALIAAGWTASSLETDAPHVRIAGELDHAYVLPRCRAAVHHGGAGTVHATLRAGLPSVIASVYADQPFWGRRIEAMELGATFPLQRLDARRLQRALAIALRPDVRARALAVATRMRDDGADVAARFVIEKLARLTH
- a CDS encoding YgaP family membrane protein, with the translated sequence MGRNVGGWDRAARAVGALGMIVCAVIAPMPLVARVGLVVIALYVTGTALVGTCLGYRLMGKSTCPVR
- a CDS encoding RNA polymerase sigma factor, encoding MSHDETLRAAIAGEGDALEALVRAYHDRVYRFGLRACRDRFDADDAVQEAFAKLALRPDVQRDASALSWLMSVVRNACLRLLRPFARARARLGERVDDLEAVESETVTPEAAMQRFELVQRVHRAIAALAPTYREVLILRDLEGCSGEEVAATLGISEAAMKSRLHRARSLVRDALLEDAR